Genomic DNA from Nymphalis io chromosome 5, ilAglIoxx1.1, whole genome shotgun sequence:
AAAATATATTGCTGTCAGAACATGTATGTCTGAATATTATATGCTTAGAAAGATATGTTACACGTCTACTacttctttatattaatatgtgaaGCAAAAACTTTGTATCCCTTTTTACGACTTTTAAACAGTTAAAGTTTATGTGTTGAAGGAGATCCTTCAAGCTGTCATGAAATAGGGGTCGAAAGCTTATATGGGAAGTCCGTCAGTTTTGAAGTAATAAGAatgatagttaatattaaagcttttaagaaaaaataaaagcatgCCTTTTTCGTTGTTTTTAGAGATTCAACCCCAAACGGGAGAAATGGTGTGGaaaaaattagtatataatacagACGTGTCCCTGCGCCGTATTTTTTGGGTTCTTCATCTGCTTATGCTTGAGTAAATACCTGCTTGGATCATTTCGAAGAAAAATCattcagtttatttatattagattttatttcaatatatataattttgttatttattgaacGGTAAAAAAGAATCTTACGCTTTGCCATGCCAACAACTATGAATGATTTAACTTAACGCTTTTGATTGCACTTTacttttttctcaaatatttttgttccaattttcattacaaaattTCAGTAATACTAGGCCGGTTTTTTGGAACCTGTAATATTAGGTGACGATTCAAGTATTCTAACCATTGGACCATAACGGGTAATACCTTTTTGGGACGTTCTTTTACGCGGCTTACAGTCGAGTGAAATGGCAGCCGAAAGTCATGTCGCATAACGAAATAGCGTTCATACTTTCCCGCCAAATGCGATACGTTACGATTGCGATACGTTGGGCGTTCGAATTTAGTACTGCATGAGCGCTTCTGGAGGTAGGACTAATGCCGAATTTTTGAGCGCCAAACCACACTAAACAATACAGCGTGAACGGTATAGTGTGCCTAccgttttgttaataattaagttaaacacttaaatataagtaaactcaatcaaaagagttaattttattcaaaatacttACCTAACgttctttaaaaaacaaaaatataaagtacaaaaCGATAAAAGGGCCAGCGCTACGGCTTACGAAGCTGCACGCAAGTCCCAGGTTTGAAACTTGGGCTTTTGCACAATTCCCATCATAAGCTTAGTTTCATTCGAGcagtaagttattaaaatattagtaaattccttaaaatgAGGATTGCTCTTATTTTCAAtcaaaagaattaattttattgaagagCCGATTGGCGttgttggtaaatacttgccttttgCGTtgcaggtcgtgggttcgattcccacccaggacagacatttgggtttatgaacatgtctgtttgtcctgagtccgggTGTAATTTGCATATAGTTACAAAAGAagagtagtatatgtagtatatcggttgtctcgtttccatagtacgagctctgctaaATTTGGGATGAGATGGCCTTGtatgaataatgttccaggatattatatatatattttttaattatattattattattattatttaaaatacttactacTAATGTTTAACGTTACTACCTAAcgttcttaaaaatacaaaaacatttgtaCGGTTGACATATAAACAATAGTGAAACGGTAAAAGCATATattgaaactttttaaaaaaacccAATATAAGAGAAAAGGAAGTCATGgataaatgtataatgtttttgaagtcgtataaaattttataccatTATATTTCCGGCGGCAATAATGgatacaatgttgttatggcaCGAGTAGGCAATAATAGTTAATAGATGGCGCCCCAAGCAATACCAATgatcgatttaatttttaattttgcattttAGTACTTtgcaaaacttttttatattagaaattcaaactattttatttacacaattgaaactttttattaatatattaaaaaaaacttacgaaaAGCATCAAAATCTATTCAAACGACCTTTCATTATATTAGCAACTTCTTTTTTATtactgcaaaatattttttgaaatacactaatattaaaaataaatataagaaaaaatacatgaaaacattattctaaaataatccGTTCATAGGTGTCGCTGCTAGcagaattcaaataaaattcagttttacttgcataaaataattattaataaatttgattcagaaaaatgatataaattaaaacatattttattttgaatattttcggAGTAAATTCAATATTTGAACAATAGTTTAAACAtcaaatgtctttaaaagtttcaaacaatcaaaacagagtactataaattaaatataaatagcttgataaataaataatatttttcaataactgtaagaatataaattttgtgtGTTTtagagatttataaaaataaaattttatcattaaaacaaaaaataaatgtcaaatcaaaaccAAAAGATCAATATTTGATAGCTATTGCCGATAGATGGCGATGAACGCCCATTACGGTCAACGAAACACAACCACAatactatacaaataaactaaataatggATGAATGCACTGTttggtttaataaaaatacagcaatcaataaaaatctacattttaagaCACGTTTTGAGTTGAAATATTTCGCAAATAAGAAGAACTTCGTTCCTGACGGGGGGGTCCCGCGACcgcacaagttttttttttaaagaaatttcgtTGCTAGGCCTGCAACGAAATACTTCTTTATGACAGTCTTCAAATGATATATaggtacgtatatttttttcacgTGGGTATTATCATGTTTCAGGTACATTATCATGCGGTTTCAACGAAATAATAGACGAATGTCCGTCAGACTGCGCCTATGACTACTGTCCAAAGCACGAGCTCCAGGATAGAACACCATGCCCTAAACCTGAAGTTTGTCCGCCACCGGCTTGCAAGTGTGGCTTCAACTATCGCAGAGCTGAAAACGGCACGTGCATACCGACTACAGAATGTCGTAAGTAACACCATAACCTTAAAACCTAAAACCTTGCGTACAGAAATTTCTTATGGAAGGAACGAAAcactaaaaagtatattttcaaaattcatatcCTAAAGGGACTAAATGGGGGAtgaaattttttatagaaattcgTCATTTCTGATGTTATAAATATGGAAATCGGTATTTAGGCTCTTGTCTATAAATTAAAGAGAGGTTGTTAAAGCTTTTTTGAAAATTGATTACCTAAGAGGGATTGAAAATTGATTACCTAAGAGATTTAAGATGAAACTTTTGTATTAGAAGTTCGTTATTTTTAAAGGTTAGGATTACGGTAATATCGGTGTTTAGGGTTCTGTTTATAACTTAACGACAACTATAACAGCGATTTTTAAAACTAAGAgggtgcaatttttttttcaatgcttaaaattttttgttttcttgtGGGTTCTTGAATAATGTTTCCGATGGGATACCAATCGGGTACATGGctggttttaatatattttgaccgCTTCTTTTCAGCTCCGTTTGTGTGTTCCCGCGTCAATGAAGAGTTCAATCCCTGCCCATTCTATTGTCCTTCTGACAATTGCAGGGATGCATCGCCTACTGGAGAATGTCCATTTTTCCTGTTTATCGTCGTGAATTGCAGCCCGTCTTGTAGATGTATCAAACACCACTGGAGGAAGGATGGCGTTTGTGTCCCTTATAATGAGTGCCGTAAgtacttatatatgtaataagacCCTTGCCTCAGAAAGTACCTGAAGCCAATGTCCTGCACCgtaactctttccggtcctgtCGAATTTTCAAATTCCATCGCATTATGAAAGTAACACTTGCGCACTGTAGTGaacatgtatacaaatatatgtccAGCGCAATtgataaatcaaaatcattGGATAATGAATTAATAGACAAATGATACCGTTAAAGTCGCATTGCTCGGCAAAGGTTTATCATCTAAAGTATGATTGGACTATATATAACTCCAGATTGAGTTGGCGTATACAAATGTGGCAAAATTGCATCTGACATAATAAGGTGTCATATTCAggatattttcttattcataatacaattaatacgttaattgtatatatttttataaacaaagattagactaataataacaataaaaaatgtatatatatttcttaaatgtatatatatacatatatatatatatacaaatatacatatatatataaaagtatacaatGCATGTATGTATAATGCACTCGCCCGTTATGTCCTGCAACTATCTTAATGCacggttgtctggaagagatcactacttgagtgataagaccgccctttGCATGcatcatattacattatatttatacatacattatatttatttttctatttcacaGCCAAGCACAACGAAGTCTTACTACTGGATGAAACAACAACCACAAGAGTTAATTAACGGTATATCAGATAcgtgtttataaaatatcaaccgTGTTATCTATCCaaagattttaataatgtaattccGTTTTTCTGCGGAAAGAAACCATTTATGTGTatcttattgatttattaagCAATACGTCCTTAAATTATTTGGATatgcttaaatattaaaagcattttatattaaatatattattatataatacgcattattaataatctttatattttttcctgTTCTGTTTCTATTACATCTAGATATAAGTGTATCCCATAAagcaataaaatcattttaacaaataataccaATAATGTTAAGACCTGAAAATGTtacaagcaaaaaaaaaacaaagtcgcACTCGCATTTATAACTCGTTTTaccgcggcttcacccgcgtgttaGGTAAGGAGGGTGTTGAGTGGAGgggttataaaaaagtagcgtATGTCCGTACTTGGAGTTTAGACTTGCTTCATAGGAAATTTTaccaaaatcggtttagtggtctagccgtgaaagcttaacagacagagttacagTAGTTAACAAACTATTTTGAATAAAGAGGGATTTTGTTTTAATCGACTCTGGTATAGCAGGTTGATCTTGTCAAATATACGAATAGTCCTACGTACGGTAAGGAAAATCATTTTATGGAAAACAttgattatctttttaattgtattaaatttaaataacattatgccactaaagaaattaaaaaatactagctgacccgtgccc
This window encodes:
- the LOC126768573 gene encoding inducible metalloproteinase inhibitor protein-like produces the protein MTCLKTIALLLSVSVNLSSGTLSCGFNEIIDECPSDCAYDYCPKHELQDRTPCPKPEVCPPPACKCGFNYRRAENGTCIPTTECPPFVCSRVNEEFNPCPFYCPSDNCRDASPTGECPFFLFIVVNCSPSCRCIKHHWRKDGVCVPYNECPKHNEVLLLDETTTTRVN